Proteins encoded within one genomic window of Trichoderma asperellum chromosome 2, complete sequence:
- a CDS encoding uncharacterized protein (EggNog:ENOG41), with product MSTITEIETDAQWQQVLSSVPPSTLLIASFHAPWAAPCAQMATVLSTLASEYPVTEPLSTKWVSINAEELSDISETYDVTAVPFLVLLRNGEVVETVSGSSAVKVRTAIEKHAKKDSAAAKDAGATNGVSQPVEAAETDPAKAKEELFKRLGDLVKAAPVMLFMKGTPSAPQCGFSRQLVGILRENSVKYGFFNILADDDVRQGLKEYAEWPTFPQLWIDGELVGGLDIVKEELSSDSDFFKPYSVAVEATS from the exons ATGTCGACGATAACCGAGATCGAGACCGACGCACAGTGGCAGCAGGTGCTCAGCTCTGTCCCTCCGTCAACGCTCCTCATTGCCTCTTTCCATGCTCCCTGGGCGGCACCATGTGCCCAGATGGCGACAGTTCTGTCGACATTGGCATCCGAATATCCCGTCACCGAGCCTCTAAGTACGAAGTGGGTGTCCATTAATGCCGAAGAACTCAGCGACATCAGCGAAACCTACGACGTGACCGCAGTTCCCTtcctggtgctgctgcgaaACGGCGAGGTGGTTGAGACcgtcagcggcagcagcgccgtcaAGGTACGAACGGCGATCGAGAAGCATGCAAAGAAGGACTCGGCTGCGGCAAAGGATGCTGGCGCAACCAATGGTGTTTCGCAGCCTGTAGAGGCCGCTGAGACTGACCCGgccaaggcaaaggaggaaCTGTTCAAGCGCCTCGGCGACCTGGTCAAGGCTGCTCCCGTCATGCTCTTCATGAAGGGCACGCCTAGCGCTCCTCAGTGTGGCTTTTCCCGACAGTTGGTTGGAATTTTGCGAGAAAACTCTGTTAAATACGGATTTTTCAACATCCTCGCCGACGATGACGTTAGACAAGGCCTCAAGGAATACGCTGAATGGCCAACTTTCCCGCAGCTGTGGATTGATGGCGAGCTTGTAGGCGGCTTGGACATT GTCAAGGAAGAGCTCAGCAGCGATAGCGACTTTTTCAAGCCATACAGCGTCGCTGTCGAAGCTACGTCATAA